AGGAAAGCTAATTCCTAATACTTATGTACTTTCAGTGGCCATAGACACTCCATCAGTAGAATTATATGATATTATAAATGGAGGGATACAAATTAATATCATTGAAACAGGACATGAAAATTTTCTTACTGGAGACACGGATAACGGAATTATTACCCCTCCTGTAATATGGATGTAAAATAATGGGTAAAAAAATACTAATTCTTTCTACAGGTGATGTAAATGGTGCATACGAAGCCATGTACAAAATAGCTCATATTATGAAAAATATGGGACATGAAGTTGTGATGTGTGTAAAACAAAAAACAAAAAATGAAGATTTCATTAAAGTTTATAAACATACTACTTCTTCTGCAGCACAGCCTGGATTATTAACAAGAGCTGTCAATAAATTAAAGAATAAAATTAAGCCCTTACAGATAAAAGCACCGCTGAGTACAGACGGCAAATATGCTTTTTTAAGTAAAGATGAGTTGTCGGAAAATATTAATGTTCAAAGTATGCTGAAAACGGTGGGCTTCACCCCTGATTTTATTTTTACAGGAATGACCATTGACTTTCTAAACACTACAGATCTCCTGAATATATACAATGCTACAAAAGCAAAAATATATAATATTACGGTAGACATGAATCATTTCACCGGAGGATGCCATTTTTCATGGGGATGTGAAGGTTATATCAGGGGATGTGATGAACATTGTCCCGCTATTACAAAAGACAATGAAAAGGTAGTGGCAAAGAATAATTTTGACAGAAAATACGAAAATGCCCAAAAAGCTAATTTTCAAATCATTGCTGGTTCAGGATTAACACTAACACAATCTCAAAATTCAAAGATTTATAAAAATCAGAAAACGATTTATAATATCAACAGCTTAATTGATACTAACTTACTCAATGACAAGAATAAATCAATAGCCAAAAGGATTTTTTCATTGTCTGATGAGCGTTTCTATATTTTGACAGGAGCACAGAATATGGATGATCCCAGAAAAGGATTCACATATCTGATAGAAGCTCTTAAAATACTGGATCAGGAATTACCTCAGCATCTAAAAGATAAGATCGTTCTGCTGGTAGTTTCCA
The nucleotide sequence above comes from Chryseobacterium sp. 7. Encoded proteins:
- a CDS encoding glycosyltransferase, coding for MGKKILILSTGDVNGAYEAMYKIAHIMKNMGHEVVMCVKQKTKNEDFIKVYKHTTSSAAQPGLLTRAVNKLKNKIKPLQIKAPLSTDGKYAFLSKDELSENINVQSMLKTVGFTPDFIFTGMTIDFLNTTDLLNIYNATKAKIYNITVDMNHFTGGCHFSWGCEGYIRGCDEHCPAITKDNEKVVAKNNFDRKYENAQKANFQIIAGSGLTLTQSQNSKIYKNQKTIYNINSLIDTNLLNDKNKSIAKRIFSLSDERFYILTGAQNMDDPRKGFTYLIEALKILDQELPQHLKDKIVLLVVSNSVNEEFDKVTFTKQKIDYIKDYRLLALLYQAADLFVNSSIEDSGPMMVSEALACGTPVVGFDTGVLTNMVIDNYNGYKAPLKDSKKLAEGIKNIFELSKDSYSTFSKNAVHQVEEFSSYEYAEEIFTKILEQDDQKTL